In one window of Camelina sativa cultivar DH55 chromosome 15, Cs, whole genome shotgun sequence DNA:
- the LOC104746199 gene encoding uncharacterized protein LOC104746199: MICTESNHQRISFAGDLGQSDKGPAMEQQQPSGPVRRDTTLLDSSNSDFEFHISRNFDPEDSSPADEIFADGMILPVLPFHVTPASATPKRLYKYELPPIVSTRSLSSSSSLPPPPLPLLEYSRKYSVKETRGSVNGRGSSVNSVLEAEKSSKSFWSFKRSSSLNCDIKKSLMCSFPRLTRSNSTGSVTYSKREMLREINKHSSQRHGVPRPGANPSSSPPPLCCSSYQFRPQKQARKNGGGREGSFWIAPVIGGPSPFGLGSILRLTKEKKKK; the protein is encoded by the coding sequence ATGATCTGCACGGAGTCAAACCACCAGCGGATTTCGTTTGCTGGTGATCTTGGCCAATCCGATAAAGGACCTGCtatggaacaacaacaaccatcAGGCCCGGTTCGAAGAGACACTACTCTATTAGATTCATCAAACTCTGATTTCGAGTTCCACATATCAAGAAACTTTGATCCTGAAGATTCCTCACCAGCCGACGAGATCTTTGCGGATGGTATGATCCTCCCAGTCCTTCCTTTCCACGTAACCCCTGCATCCGCCACGCCAAAACGTCTCTACAAATACGAGCTCCCTCCTATCGTCTCTACTCGTTCcttatcctcctcctcctctcttcctcctccgccttTACCATTGCTTGAATACTCGAGAAAATACAGCGTGAAAGAAACTCGGGGAAGCGTTAATGGTCGAGGGAGCAGTGTAAATTCGGTTTTGGAGGCAGAGAAATCATCAAAGTCGTTTTGGAGCTTCAAGAGAAGCTCAAGCCTTAACTGCGATATAAAGAAGAGTCTGATGTGTTCGTTTCCTCGGTTAACGAGAAGCAACTCCACAGGATCAGTAACGTATTCGAAGAGGGAAATGCTTAGGGAAATTAACAAGCATAGCTCGCAGAGACATGGAGTCCCACGTCCAGGAGCAAATCCGTCATCTTCTCCTCCACCTCTCTGCTGCAGCTCGTATCAGTTCAGGCCACAAAAACAAGCCAGAAAGAATGGCGGCGGAAGGGAAGGAAGTTTTTGGATTGCTCCGGTGATCGGTGGTCCATCTCCTTTCGGGTTAGGATCCATCTTACGActtacaaaagagaagaagaagaagtaa
- the LOC104746197 gene encoding uncharacterized protein LOC104746197 has protein sequence MATPLPDFEAARGGGGVASSSTTVLTSSVSSSRPSPVANSFSEDTQEISPILIFLFFHKAVCSELEALHRLALEFATGHHVDLRLLRERYRSLRSIYKHHCNAEDEVIFSALDIRVKNVAQTYSLEHKGESTLFDHLFELLNTATESDESYRRELARSTGALQTSVSQHLAKEQKQVFPLLIEKFKYEEQAYIVWRFLCSIPVNMLAVFLPWISSSISIEESKEMQTCLRKIVPGEKLLQQVIFTWLGGKSDTVASCRIEDSMFQCCLDSSSSMLPCKASRAQCACEGSKVGKRKYPELTKFDSFDAQMHPIDEIKLWHKSINKEMKEIADEARKIQLSGDFSDLSAFDERLQYIAEVCIFHSLAEDKIIFPAVDGEFSFSEEHDEEENQFNEFRCLIENIKSAGACSTSAAEFYTKLCSHADQIMXXXXXXXXXXXLQVLPLARKNFSFKRQQELLYQSLCIMPLRLIERVLPWLTASLTEEEAKNFLRNLQAGAPKSDVALVTLFSGWACKGRKAGECLSPNGNGLCPAKTLSNIKEVNLQSCNGCTSAPCASKSIQSCCQHQDERPAKRTAVLSCEKKATTHSSEVANGCKPSENGRSCCVPDLGVNNNCLELGSLPAAKAMRSSSLNSAAPALNSSLFIWEMDSNSFGTGHSERPVATIFKFHKAISKDLEFLDVESGKLIDCDETFIRQFIGRFHLLWGFYKAHSNAEDDILFPALESKETLHNVSHSYTLDHKQEEKLFGDIYSVLTELAILHEKLQSDSMMADIAQTDTVQTDIDNGDCKKKYNELATKLQGMCKSIKITLDQHIFLEELELWPLFDKHFSIQEQDKIVGRIIGTTGAEVLQSMLPWVTSALSEDEQNRMMDTWKQATKNTMFDEWLNECWKGSPDSSSTETAEPSPQKDNDHQEILDQTGELFKPGWKDIFRMNQNELEAEIRKVYQDSTLDPRRKDYLVQNWRTSRWIAAQQKLPKETETALNGDVELGCSPSFRDPEKQIYGCEHYKRNCKLRAACCDQLFTCRFCHDKVSDHSMDRKLVTEMLCMRCLKVQPVGPICTTPSCDGFPMAKHYCSICKLFDDERAVYHCPFCNLCRVGEGLGIDFFHCMTCNCCLGMKLVNHKCLEKSLETNCPICCEFLFTSSEAVRALPCGHYMHSACFQAYTCSHYTCPICGKSLGDMAVYFGMLDALLAAEELPEEYKNRCQDILCNDCERKGTTRFHWLYHKCGSCGSYNTRVIKTETTPPDCSTSS, from the exons ATGGCGACGCCGTTGCCAGATTTTGAGGCGGCGAGAGGCGGCGGAGGAGTTGCGTCTTCTTCAACAACGGTCCTCAcgagctctgtttcttcttctcgtccGTCCCCTGTGGCGAATTCCTTCTCCGAAGACACCCAAGAGATTTCGCCGAtcctgatttttttgttctttcataaAGCTGTGTGTAGTGAGCTTGAAGCTCTTCATAGATTGGCGCTTGAGTTTGCTACTGGTCACCATGTCGATCTCCGGCTGCTTCGTGAACGGTACCGGTCCCTCAGATCGATCTATAAGCATCACTGCAATGCCGAAGACGAG GTGATATTTTCAGCACTTGACATACGTGTGAAGAATGTAGCGCAGACGTATTCTCTTGAACACAAGGGGGAAAGCACTCTTTTCGATCATCTCTTTGAGCTGTTGAATACTGCCACGGAAAGTGATGAAAGTTACCGCAGGGAGTTGGCTCGTAGTACTGGAGCACTTCAGACTTCTGTTAGCCAGCACTTGGCTAAAGAACAGAAACAG GTCTTCCCCTTACTTATTGAGAAATTCAAGTATGAAGAGCAAGCTTACATAGTCTGGCGGTTTCTCTGCAGTATTCCTGTGAATATGCTTGCTGTGTTCCTTCCATGGATTTCTTCGTCCATTTCAATAGAGGAAAGCAAGGAGATGCAAACATGCTTAAGGAAGATAGTTCCCGGCGAGAAGCTCCTTCAGCAG GTTATTTTCACATGGTTGGGAGGGAAAAGTGATACTGTGGCTTCGTGTCGCATAGAAGATTCTATGTTCCAGTGCTGTCTAGATTCTTCTAGCAGCATGCTTCCTTGCAAAGCAAGCAGAGCACAGTGCGCATGTGAGGGGTCCAAGGTCGGGAAGAGAAAGTACCCAGAGCTTACTAAGTTTGATTCTTTCGATGCTCAGATGCACCCAATTGATGAGATAAAGCTTTGGCACAAGTCAATCAACAAGGAGATGAAAGAAATAGCCGATGAGGCTAGGAAGATTCAGCTATCTGGAGATTTTTCGGATTTATCTGCGTTTGATGAACGCTTACAATATATTGCTGAAGTGTGCATCTTCCATAG TCTTGCAGAGGACAAGATTATATTTCCAGCAGTAGATGGAGAGTTTTCATTTTCCGAGGAGcacgatgaagaagaaaatcagTTTAATGAATTTCGATgcttaattgaaaatataaagagTGCTGGAGCCTGTTCTACTTCGGCTGCTGAATTTTACACCAAGCTTTGCTCACATGCTGATCAAATAATGGNNNNNNNNNNNNNNNNNNNNNNNNNNNNNN GCTTGCAGGTGCTACCCCTTGCACGAAAGAACTTCAGCTTTAAAAGACAACAAGAACTTCTCTATCAAAGTCTGTGTATAATGCCATTGAGACTAATTGAACGAGTTTTGCCATGGTTGACGGCATCATTAACAGAAGAGGAAGCTAAGAATTTTCTGAGGAACTTGCAAGCTGGAG CACCTAAATCGGATGTTGCTCTCGTTACTCTTTTCTCTGGTTGGGCATGCAAAGGACGCAAAGCCGGGGAATGCTTGTCTCCAAACGGGAATGGTTTATGCCCTGCTAAAACACTAAGCAACATTAAAGAAGTCAACCTTCAGTCATGTAATGGTTGTACGTCTGCGCCATGCGCGAGTAAGAGTATACAATCGTGTTGCCAGCATCAGGATGAAAGGCCTGCTAAGCGAACTGCTGTATTGTCTTGTGAAAAAAAGGCCACCACTCACTCGTCAGAAGTTGCAAATGGGTGCAAGCCATCTGAAAATGGTAGGTCATGCTGTGTTCCAGATCTTGGAGTCAACAATAACTGTCTGGAACTTGGTTCTCTTCCAGCAGCGAAAGCTATGAGATCTTCTTCGCTAAATTCTGCTGCGCCCGCTCTTAATTCCAGCCTCTTTATTTGGGAAATGGATAGCAACAGCTTTGGTACTGGACATTCCGAGCGGCCAGTTGCTACAATATTCAAGTTTCATAAGGCCATTAGCAAAGATCTGGAGTTTCTTGATGTTGAATCTGGAAAGCTCATTGATTGCGATGAAACATTTATTCGTCAATTCATTGGTCGGTTTCACCTACTCTGGGGTTTCTATAAGGCACACAGTAATGCTGAAGATGATATCCTATTTCCAGCGCTGGAATCAAAGGAGACGCTTCATAATGTCAGTCACTCTTACACACTCGACCATAAACAGGAGGAGAAGTTGTTTGGAGATATTTATAGTGTCCTTACGGAACTTGCAATTCTTCACGAGAAGTTACAGAGTGATTCTATGATGGCTGACATAGCTCAAACTGACACTGTTCAGACTGATATTGATAACGGTGACTGCAAGAAGAAGTACAATGAACTGGCTACAAAGCTACAAGGGATGtgcaaatccattaaaatcacaTTGGATCAGCACATTTTCTTGGAGGAACTGGAGCTATGGCCTCTATTTGACAAACACTTCTCCATTCAAGAGCAAGACAAGATTGTGGGTCGTATAATCGGAACGACGGGTGCTGAAGTTCTTCAGTCTATGTTACCATGGGTGACGTCTGCCCTTTCTGAAGATGAGCAAAACAGAATGATGGATACCTGGAAGCAGGCAACCAAGAACACAATGTTCGATGAATGGCTCAATGAGTGCTGGAAAGGATCACCTGACTCATCCTCAACAGAAACAGCCGAACCTAGTCCACAGAAAG ATAATGATCATCAAGAAATCTTGGACCAAACTGGTGAACTATTTAAGCCGGGGTGGAAAGATATTTTCCGCATGAATCAGAACGAACTAGAGGCTGAAATCAGGAAAGTTTATCAGGATTCAACACTTGATCCGAGGAGAAAAGATTATCTTGTACAAAATTGGAGGACCAG TCGATGGATTGCGGCTCAGCAAAAATTACCTAAGGAAACAGAAACTGCATTAAATGGGGATGTTGAACTTGGATGTTCCCCGTCTTTTCGAGATCCTGAGAAGCAGATATATGGATGCGAGCATTACAAGCGTAACTGCAAGCTTCGAGCTGCCTGTTGTGATCAGTTGTTTACTTGTCGGTTTTGCCATGACAAAGTTAGCGACCATTCCATGGATAG AAAATTGGTGACGGAAATGCTCTGCATGCGGTGCCTCAAGGTGCAACCTGTTGGCCCCATCTGCACAACGCCATCATGTGACGGATTCCCAATGGCAAAGCACTATTGCAGTATTTGCAAACTTTTCGATGATGAAAG GGCTGTTTACCACTGTCCATTCTGCAACCTTTGCCGGGTCGGGGAGGGACTGGGAATTGATTTCTTCCATTGCATGACATGTAACTGTTGCCTGGGGATGAAATTAGTAAACCACAAGTGCCTCGAGAAGAGCCTCGAGACAAATTGCCCCATCTGCTGCGAGTTTCTTTTCACATCGAGTGAAGCAGTTAGAGCCTTACCATGTGGTCACTACATGCACTCAGCTTGCTTCCAG GCTTACACTTGCAGCCACTACACATGTCCAATCTGTGGAAAATCATTAGGAGATATGGCG GTTTATTTCGGTATGCTTGATGCACTGTTAGCTGCAGAAGAACTCCCAGAAGAATACAAAAATCGCTGTCAG GACATTCTATGTAATGACTGTGAACGCAAAGGAACGACACGGTTCCATTGGTTGTACCATAAATGCGGCAGCTGCGGTTCTTACAATACCCGTGTGATCAAGACCGAAACAACTCCCCCAGACTGCTCAACCTCATCCTGA
- the LOC104746198 gene encoding uncharacterized protein LOC104746198, protein MELPPPLPERSKRLHNFTLPYLRWGQQRFLRCVKLPPHHHHHHRSSPSPSDHRSRSNNGGKEELTLDLLYDSGNNNKPKRLSSVERNNTSGTGDVVAVSVAATRPWNLRTRRAACNEPGDESTRIIESSSSSLLLRRHEIVGGLKRGSSEDHGDGDLNNKVKFSVSLLREEIEQDFSALIGKKPPRRPKKRPRLVQKQINNLLPGLWLGEEVTADSYDVPEDVET, encoded by the exons ATGGAGCTTCCTCCACCTCTACCGGAAAGATCCAAACGCCTCCATAACTTCACCTTACCTTATCTCCGATGGGGTCAACAAAGATTCCTCCGCTGCGTCAAGCTTCCtcctcaccaccaccaccaccaccgatcTTCCCCATCTCCTTCTGATCATCGTAGTAGATCCAACAACGGTGGTAAAGAAGAGCTCACCCTCGATCTCCTCTACGATTccggcaacaacaacaaacctaaGCGGCTCTCCTCCGTTGAGAGGAACAACACCAGCGGCACCGGCGATGTTGTTGCTGTTTCTGTTGCAGCAACTCGGCCGTGGAATTTGAGGACCAGGAGAGCTGCGTGTAACGAACCTGGAGACGAATCAACGAGGATCatcgagtcttcttcttcttctcttctactaCGGAGACATGAAATTGTTGGTGGACTGAAGAGAGGTAGCAGCGAAGATCATGGTGATGGAGATTTGAACAACAAAGTcaaattctctgtttctttgttgaGAGAAGAAATCGAACAAGACTTCTCTGCCTTAATTGGTAAAAAACCTCCCAGGAGACCAAAGAAGAGACCAAGATTGGTTCAGAAGCAAATCAAT AATCTTTTACCAGGATTGTGGCTAGGAGAAGAAGTAACAGCAGACTCATACGATGTTCCTGAGGATGTGGAAACATGA